TTTTTTCATAAAATTCCCATTCTTCTATCTTGCATTCAGTTATAAAGTTTAAAATTCTATGAAGCCATTCTGGTCTATCTACCATATCCATAAAAAAATTATCAATCCCTCTTACTGTAATAAACCAGTCAATAGGAGCAAACCATGGATGAGAAGGACCTCTTTTTTCTACTTCAAGAATACCACCAACTGCCTCACATGTTTTCTTATATAATCTTTCTGTTTCTTCCCAGTCAATTGAAATCTCTGGTTTTTTTAATTTTTCTATGTCTTTTTCTTCTTTGATAACTGGTTCAAAATGTCTTGCTCCATAAGCAAATTCAGGTCTTATATCTTTTACTTCAACACCAAATCCAGTATTTTTTATGACAATAGGAGAATAAACTTTACCATCTATCACATTATCATCTTTAATTTTTTCCCAGTAATAAATTCTCTGCCTTAAATCCCATTCAATTCTTCTTAAAAAAGTATCCTCACATAAAATTTCATTTTCAGGCAAAATTTCTCTCCAACTACCTTCAGGAAAAATTAGAACAAGAGGTCTTACTCTTTCAAGTTTATTATGTTTTTTCCATATTTCTGCTTTTTCCTTCTGAACTGGATGATTTGCTATTTCTTTTACTTTTTCAGCAAGTTTTCTTATAATTTGATAATCCTTTTCCATTTTTTTTCTCTTCAAAACTTTTTATAAAATAAAAACAGCAGCCGCAACCACTGTTGTCCAGAGACCATTTTTATCACCAATTGCTGATTGAGTAATATTTGTTGTTTTAACAATTCTTCCAGACATTTTCCATATTTCTTTTTTTTCATCATATGATGACATAGGGTCAAATTCAAGACCTAAAATTGTTGCCAGCATTGTTGCCGCAAGGTCTTCAGCATAATCACCTGCTTTTTCTTCTGTCTCTCCAAATCCTTCATGTTCAGATAAATATCCATATTGATTCGGGTCTTTTGGAATTGTCATACCAACAGAAGCAGTTATAAGACGATGTGGCTCATTAGTTGAGTTTCTGCTCATAACAACATAAACAATTTGCCCAGGTTTTAACAACTTCAATCCTTCTTTTTTAGGAATTAACTTACAACCAGGGGGGAAAATACTTGAAATTGAAACAAGATTAAACTGAGCAATCCCTGCATCTCTGAGTGCTTTCTCAAAACTTGTCAATCTTTCTTTATCTTTCCCAACTCCTTTTGTCAAAAAAACTTTTTTTGGAACCATTTTTTTCTCCTTTTTACAAGGTAAAATCAGGATGAACTTTCGGTTTTAATATTCTTTTTTCTCCTGCAAGTGCCCATAAGTAATATATCTGATGTTTTGGAATAACTCCAACAGGATGATATCCTTTTGGAATTGTAACAACCTCATTATTTTGAATTAAAAAGAGATTGTCCTCATTCTCATCAAAAATTCTTATAACACCGAACCCCTTCTGAGGATGAATTTTAAAAAAATATAGTTCTTCAAGACAATATTCTTCTGGAGGATTATTTTTATCATGTTTATGTGGTGGATAACTTGACCAGTTCCCAGGGTCATTTATTGTCTCTCCAAGAAGTAATTTTTCGGAAGGAAAGGCATCTGTTATAATATCAGTAATGTTTCTGAAATATGTTTCTTCTCCTACCCTTCTAAATTTAATTTCCTTTGAATTTAAAAATTTTGGTTTTCCAGTACCCTTACCCTGACATCCAACAATACAAATTTCTGTTTTTTTCTCAAACTCTATCTTATATTTATAATAAGGCGGAAGGTAAACTGCAACAGGAGGTTCCTCAAAAACATTTTTTCTTTTCATAGTCCCTATAAGATTTTTCTCAATATAAAAATTACATTTTCCTTCTGTAATAACAAAAACTGTTTCTTCTTTTTCAGTATTGCCTTCAAAAATTCCTTCTTTCTGTCTTAAAATAGAAAAAGATAAAAGTTTCAAATCAGAATTTTCAGGAGTTAAAATTTTTTGATAACCTTCTTTTTCTTCAATTTTCACATGCATAGCCATTTTTATTCCTCCTTCTATCTATATAAATATTTTAAATTCATCTTCTTTAAGTTTACCATTAACTTTAAATTTTATTCTATCAGAATATAAAAAATTTTTAAATAATTGATTCTTAAAAATAAATTCAAATAACCCCTGTGAAACCTCAATTTCAAGTTTACCATTATATGCCTTATTTGAAAAAATTTCAAAAATTTTTTTCCTCAACTGGATATATACAATTTCTTTACCTTTTTCAATACCTGAACCGTCACAAAAAGGACATTCTTTTAGTAATAAATTATAGATTGAATAATTATTCTTCTCTCTTGCCATTTCAACAAGCCCAAGTTTAGAAATGGATAAAATGTTAATTCTTGATTTATCGCCTTTTATATTTTCTATAAATTTTTTAAATACTTTCTCTTTAAATTTTCCCTTCATATCAATAAAATCAACAATAATCAATCCTGATAAATTTCTGCATCTAATCTGTCTTGGAATTTCCTCTGCTGCTTCCATATTTGTTTTAAAAATTGTTTCCTCAAAATCTTCTTTTTCCATTTTACCTGAATTTACATCTATTGCTGTTAGAGTTTTTCCCTTCTCTATAATCAAGTATCCACCTGATGGAAGCAAAACAGTTTTTGAAATAAAACTTTCAAATTTTTCTTCAAATCCATATTTTACAAACATTGGAATTTTATTTCTATAAAAATAAATTTTTCCTTTTAATTCAGGAATAAATAAATTTACATATTTAACAACTTCTCTGTAAATATTTTCATCATCTATCTCAACAAATTCACAATTTTCATCTACATAATCTCTTAAAACTTTTAAATACAATGGAAGTTCCTTCCATAATAATGATGGTGTCTTTTTTCTTTTATAATCCCTCTTTATTCTTTTCCATATATTCAAGATATGCTCTATTTCACGATAAATATAAAATTCTTTTTTATTTAATGCTGCAGTTCTTATAATAAAACCAAATTTTTTACCAAGTGTTTTTTTAAAAATCTTCATTAATCTTGTTTTTTCCCTAATATCTTCGATTTTTTTAGAAATTTTTTGGATTCTCAAATTGGGAATTAAAACAAAAAATCTACCAGGCAGTACTACCTTTTCAGTAACTTTTGGTGATTTCTCATCCTCACCAGGTTTACAAATCTGAACAAGAACTTCTTTCCCTTCCTTTAAAATTTGATGACCTGAAATATCTTCATTTTCTTCCAAAGAAAAATAAAATTCTGACTTATTCAACTGTAAAAAACCACTTTTCATTTCACCTATATTAACAAAAGCAGAATTCAATCCATATAAAAATTTTTCAACCCTTCCTTTATATATATTGCCTATATCAGGTTCAAAATCATATTTGTGTATAAAAATGTTATCTATCTTACCTTCTTTCTCTATTAATACTCTCAAAATAACCTTTTCATTGCTTATAAAAATTCTATATTTGTTCATTTTCAATAAATAATTCTCTTGTTATCCCATCAAAAATTCCATTCACAAAAATCTTTTTATGACTGAAATTCTCCATTTTAAAAATTACCTTAATAAACTCTTCTTTTTCTTCAATTATTTTACCAAATTCTTCTGCTTTTTCTTTAATTATAGGTTCTTTTAAAGGAATTGAGTATGTGCCATAAATTGAAGATATAGAAAACTTATGACTTATCCAGTAACATCTTTTAACCACTGTTCCTTCAGGTAAAATTAAATTTATATCTTTAACAAAAGATTCTAAATTAAATTTCTCATAAACCTCTATTTCAAAAAATTCGTTATTTCCAGAAATGGGAATAGGTAAAGGCGGACAAAAAGAAATTTTAAGATGTGGGGTAAAACCCTCAGAAAATTTTAAGGGCAATTCTAACCTCCTCAAACTTCTTTCAATTAATTTACAAAAACTTAAATGGGATATAAATCTTGAAATACCTTCCTTTTTATAAAAAACTCTTAATCTAAAACTTTCCATTTTCTTTTATCTTTATTTCTTCTATATTATGTAAAACTCCTCCGTAAACAGTAATTTTCATATTTTCAAATTTATTTCTAACAGCATAAATTACATTTGAATTCGCTGTATATATAAGTGGTAAATAATCAGTTACTATTTCCTGCCACCTATCATATATTTTTTTTCTTTCTTCCTGATTTAAATATTTTGTACCTATTTCAAATAAATGGTCTATTTCCTTTTCCCATTCATAATTTCTTTTATTACCAAAATTCCAGAAATGTAATTGCCCTTTTGAATTCCATACATTTTTCCCCCCGTGTGGTTCAATTCCTCCTGTAAGACCAATTATTACTCCTTCCCAGTCCCTTGAAATTGTGAGTTTATTAACAAGGGTATTGAATTCAACAGGAAGTAAATTTACTTTCATTCCCAATTTTTCAAGGTCATTCTGGATAATATTGCCAATTTGGACTCTCTCAAAATTATTACTATTTGTTATTATTGTAAACTCAACTCTATTACCTTTTCTATCATAAAGAAAATTTTCTTTCCAAACAAATCCACTTTTCATCAACAATTCTCTTGCTTTTTTTAAATCATAATCATATTTTGTTATTTTATCATTATAGAAAAATCCACAGGATTTATTCATTGGTCCGTATAAAGGAGTTCCAAAACCAGCATAAACATTTTTAATAATTGAATTTCTATCAATTGAATAAGCGATGCTCTTCCTGAAATTTACATCAGAAAACCATTCTTTTTTATAATCAGGTATTTTCGCATCAATATTTTGATTTAAAGCAAGAAATTCAGAACTAAGAGAAGGACCAATATCATATATTGTAAAATTTTTATCTTTTTCAAGTGGTTTTAAAACATAATAATCCTGACCTCTAATTGAAAGTATATCTATTTCACCTGTTCTAAATTTTAAAATAGCCATATTCGGATCAGGAATGATTAAAAAAACAATTTTTTCAATATAAGGAAGTTGAACACCATTTTTATCTTTTCTCCAGTAATATGGATTTTTTTCAAGAATTATCCATTCACCAGGTCTGTAGTCATTTATTTTATAAGGTCCTGTTCCAACAATATTTTCTACTTTTTCATTCACTCCCCATGTACTCGTAAATTTTCCTTCCAAAACCGATCTTTCAAGTTTATGTTTCGGTAAAATTTCCTGTGTCATAAGTTGTAAAAAAGGAGCAAATTTTTCGGGCAAAATAAATTCAACAGTATAGTCATTAATCTTTTTTACTTCTATTTTCTTTCCTTCTACAGTAAGAACATCTCTACTACTTGTCGGAATTTTTTCATTATAAATAAGTTGATTAAATGTAAAGACAACATCATCCGCAGTAAATTTATCTCCGTCATTCCATAAAACATCTTTTCTTAAATAGAATCTCCATATTTTGCCTGTTTTATCTACTTCCCATTTTTCTGCAAGTAACGGTTTAACCTGGAGTGTTATTCCATCTATCTTTGTAAGTCCTTCAAAAATAAAACCAGTAATTATTGTTGTACTTGTTTCTTTCGCAATAATAGGATTAAATGATTTTGGGTCAGATGATGTGGAAAGACAGAGAGTATTTCTAAATTTAATCTGTTTTTTCTCAATACAACCAGCGGTGAAAATTAAAAGAATTGGAATTAAAGTTGAAATTTTTCTCATTTTAAATTAATTTTTTCAAATCTTCTAAAAGATAGGTCATACTTTGATACCTCAAATTTATCTCATTTTCAGTTGCTTTTTTAATAATATTTTTTAATTCAGATGGTACCGGCATATCCTCACATAAAATTCTTTGCTTTCCTGTGTTTTTCCTTTGTGCTCTAATGTCTATTCTTTTAAAGTAGTCCTCATCTTCTTTTCCCTCCATAAAAAGTTTTGAAGTTATTATTTCATCCATAGTAACTCCAAAACTATAAATATCTGACTGAAAAGTTGCATTACCTTTCATTTGTTCTGGTGCTATATATGAAATTATACCAAATTTTGTTATAGTCCCCGATTTAGGAAATATATCTCTGTGCCACCATTTTTTTGGGAGTTTTGCAATTCCAAAATCAGTAAATTTAATTTTTTCAAAGTCAAAAGAAATAAGAATATTGTCAGGTTTTACATCTTTATGAACTATATTATGCTGATGTATATACTCAAGTCCTTTTCCCGCTTCATAACAAATTCTTAATATTTTATTTAAATCCCATTTTCCCTTTTCATACAAGAATTCTTTTAAATTCTTTCCATCAATATATTCCATAATCATTGCATAGTGATGGTCAAATCTACCAAAATTATAAACCTTAACTATATTTGGATGTTCTAAATTCATTGCTATTTCTGCTTCTCTTTCAAATTGTTTTATAAGTTTATTTCTTTCTACAATCCCTCCTTTTAAATAAAGTATTTTTATAGCAACAGGATTTCCATAAGTTGGTTTTGCTAAAAATGAATATGCTTTATAAACTTTTGTATATAAACCACCTCCAAGATATTCACCCAGAGAATAACCACCAAAATTTTTTATTCTCATATTAAACCTCTGGTTTATCCAGTGAAATTAATTCAATATCGTCAATACTTTTTATTTCTTTTTTCAGATTTACCAAAGCAATTTTCCTTTCGGTTCCATAAGCAATTGAGGTAAAAACTGTCAGACATTTATTATCAAACATTCTTTCAGGTGCATAAGGGTCATGACTTCTTATAAGAACATTTAAACCAATTTTTTCCATAATTTTTAAAAAATAGTCCTTTCCAAATTTTGGTCTTCCAAGAAAGTCCCCAAGATACTCTCCTTCTTTATCCTTAAAATCACCCCATACAATTTTAAACCATTCTTTATCTCCAATTTCTATTTTTTCTATATCCTCTAATTTTTCAATATCGGGTAATGCACCATGTAAAGCAATAAAACCATTTCCATAAGCAACAAAAGGTAAATTAATAAATTCCTCTTTGTAAAAATTAAATTCGTCTTCACTTAAATTGTCCCAGAAATCTGAAGGACTGCATTCAACCACAGGATACATTTCATGATTTCCCTGAAGCAAAATTAAATTTTCTTTTTTCTCTTTAAGTGAAAGGAGATAATCAATATTTTCTTTTGAATTTGGACCTCTATCAACATAATCACCAAGAAAAAGAAGGTAATAGTTTTTTTTATCAATAAAATTCTTTACAACTATTCTTGTTGAATTAAAATCACCATGTGTATCACCAATAATTACAAGTTTACCCTTTTTAGGTAGTTCAACTAATTTCCTCATTTTATATATTAATTTTTAGGAGGAGTGGAAGGATTTACAGGAAGAATCTTTCCGGGTCTATTTAATTCTTCTTTAAGGATACTTTTAGTGGTCAGTTTGCCAGGAATTATTGCAAGCAATACAGAAGTAATAATAAACATAACAGCCAGAAAAGATGTAATTTTATTTAAAATAGCCGGTGTTTCAGCACCAAAAACATTTTCCATTCCTCCTCCTCCAAAAATATTTGCCATTGATGAACCTTTACCACTTTGAATCAAAACAGCAAATATCAAAAATAAAGAAACCAGAATATGCAATATTAATAAAAAAATATACATTTTTCAATCCTCCTTTAAGTTATGTTACTTTTTATTTTAAATTAAGTCAAGAACAATTTCAATTTTCCTTTTTTTGAATTAAAAAAAGTGAGAAAAAAATCAGAAACATACCCATAAAAACAATTAACGATACTTTTTCTTTCAAAATTAAAATTGAAAGAAAATAAGTTATAATTGGTGTTAAATATTGAAAAGGAGCAAGTAAAAAAGGCCTTAAATAGTTAAGAGCAGAAAACCAAAGTGTAAAACCAATACCAGTTGGTACTATCCCGAGATAAATTCCAGATAAAAAACCATAAATATTCTTCCCCAAAAGATTTAAGTTGAGTAATTTAACCGTTAAAAATAAAAAAATTGTTCCAATGAAAGAAGCAATAAAGGTTGTTTCAATAGCACCATATTTTTTGGTTGGTTCTTCCCCTATTACTGTATAAACAGCCCAACAAATCGCAGCAAGTAATGAATAGATATTTATATTCTCTCCAGCCCAAAAAAAAATTTTAAAATCCTCTTTTATTACAATAATACATCCAATAAATCCAATAAAAACTCCTAAAATTTTTTCAGGGGTTATTTTATCCTTCAAAAAAAGAATGGAAATAAGAATAACAAATATTGGATTAGAACTCATTAAAATACTTGAAATCGTTGCAGAAGATGTTTTAACTGATATAAAAATAAAAGTTGACATCAAATAAATTCCAGAAAGAGCAAGAATCAGAAATCTAAAAACATCTTTTTTAAAAATTCTAAAAACTTTTTTAAAATTAAATTTTATAAAAAACATGAGAAAAAAAGAAGCCCAGAAAAATCGCCAGAAAGCAAGAACCAAGGGGTCTATAACTTCACCATGGATTAAAAATCTACTTATTACAAATACAGTTCCCCATGAAAAAACAGAGATTAAACCAAATATATATCCTTTCAATTTTATTCAATAAGAAACCAGTTTGGACTGAAACAATTAAAATTTCCAGATATTAAAGTTCTTGTTTCTTTTGTAAAAATATCTAAAATTACTAAAGATTGTTTTCTTTCTATTTTTGAATAAACAATATGCCTTGAATTAGGTGCCCAGGAAATTTCTTCACAATTTAAACCCGGAAAAGTTCTTGTTTTTTTTGTATTTATATCATATATAGCAAGCCCAAAAGTACTTCCTTCTGAATAAATATAAGCAACAAAATTCCCATCAGGTGAAAATACAGGAGATGTACAGTAACCCGAAATATAACTTATTCTTCTTACTCCGTATCCATCTCTATCCATTATGTATATCTGTGGTTTACCATCTCTATCAGAAACAAAAGCAATTGATTTACCATCAGGCGAAAAAGAAGGAGAACTATCTATTTTTTTATTCTCGGTCAATCTTTTTTTTATCTTTCCATCAAAATCCGCAAGATATATTTCAGGGTCACCTGATTTACTCAAAACAAGAACAATTTCTCTTGTTTTTTTTAAAGGAGAGGCACAGGCATTTAAACCTGGGTGAGCAATAAATATTTCAATTTTACCTGATAAAATATCCATTTTTGCAAGTTTGGGCCAAC
This region of bacterium genomic DNA includes:
- the secG gene encoding preprotein translocase subunit SecG, whose amino-acid sequence is MYIFLLILHILVSLFLIFAVLIQSGKGSSMANIFGGGGMENVFGAETPAILNKITSFLAVMFIITSVLLAIIPGKLTTKSILKEELNRPGKILPVNPSTPPKN
- a CDS encoding ABC transporter substrate-binding protein; amino-acid sequence: MRKISTLIPILLIFTAGCIEKKQIKFRNTLCLSTSSDPKSFNPIIAKETSTTIITGFIFEGLTKIDGITLQVKPLLAEKWEVDKTGKIWRFYLRKDVLWNDGDKFTADDVVFTFNQLIYNEKIPTSSRDVLTVEGKKIEVKKINDYTVEFILPEKFAPFLQLMTQEILPKHKLERSVLEGKFTSTWGVNEKVENIVGTGPYKINDYRPGEWIILEKNPYYWRKDKNGVQLPYIEKIVFLIIPDPNMAILKFRTGEIDILSIRGQDYYVLKPLEKDKNFTIYDIGPSLSSEFLALNQNIDAKIPDYKKEWFSDVNFRKSIAYSIDRNSIIKNVYAGFGTPLYGPMNKSCGFFYNDKITKYDYDLKKARELLMKSGFVWKENFLYDRKGNRVEFTIITNSNNFERVQIGNIIQNDLEKLGMKVNLLPVEFNTLVNKLTISRDWEGVIIGLTGGIEPHGGKNVWNSKGQLHFWNFGNKRNYEWEKEIDHLFEIGTKYLNQEERKKIYDRWQEIVTDYLPLIYTANSNVIYAVRNKFENMKITVYGGVLHNIEEIKIKENGKF
- a CDS encoding 5-deoxy-glucuronate isomerase, whose product is MAMHVKIEEKEGYQKILTPENSDLKLLSFSILRQKEGIFEGNTEKEETVFVITEGKCNFYIEKNLIGTMKRKNVFEEPPVAVYLPPYYKYKIEFEKKTEICIVGCQGKGTGKPKFLNSKEIKFRRVGEETYFRNITDIITDAFPSEKLLLGETINDPGNWSSYPPHKHDKNNPPEEYCLEELYFFKIHPQKGFGVIRIFDENEDNLFLIQNNEVVTIPKGYHPVGVIPKHQIYYLWALAGEKRILKPKVHPDFTL
- a CDS encoding EamA family transporter, coding for MKGYIFGLISVFSWGTVFVISRFLIHGEVIDPLVLAFWRFFWASFFLMFFIKFNFKKVFRIFKKDVFRFLILALSGIYLMSTFIFISVKTSSATISSILMSSNPIFVILISILFLKDKITPEKILGVFIGFIGCIIVIKEDFKIFFWAGENINIYSLLAAICWAVYTVIGEEPTKKYGAIETTFIASFIGTIFLFLTVKLLNLNLLGKNIYGFLSGIYLGIVPTGIGFTLWFSALNYLRPFLLAPFQYLTPIITYFLSILILKEKVSLIVFMGMFLIFFSLFLIQKKEN
- a CDS encoding serine/threonine-protein kinase, which produces MRIKNFGGYSLGEYLGGGLYTKVYKAYSFLAKPTYGNPVAIKILYLKGGIVERNKLIKQFEREAEIAMNLEHPNIVKVYNFGRFDHHYAMIMEYIDGKNLKEFLYEKGKWDLNKILRICYEAGKGLEYIHQHNIVHKDVKPDNILISFDFEKIKFTDFGIAKLPKKWWHRDIFPKSGTITKFGIISYIAPEQMKGNATFQSDIYSFGVTMDEIITSKLFMEGKEDEDYFKRIDIRAQRKNTGKQRILCEDMPVPSELKNIIKKATENEINLRYQSMTYLLEDLKKLI
- a CDS encoding metallophosphoesterase family protein, with the protein product MRKLVELPKKGKLVIIGDTHGDFNSTRIVVKNFIDKKNYYLLFLGDYVDRGPNSKENIDYLLSLKEKKENLILLQGNHEMYPVVECSPSDFWDNLSEDEFNFYKEEFINLPFVAYGNGFIALHGALPDIEKLEDIEKIEIGDKEWFKIVWGDFKDKEGEYLGDFLGRPKFGKDYFLKIMEKIGLNVLIRSHDPYAPERMFDNKCLTVFTSIAYGTERKIALVNLKKEIKSIDDIELISLDKPEV
- a CDS encoding arginine decarboxylase, pyruvoyl-dependent; the protein is MVPKKVFLTKGVGKDKERLTSFEKALRDAGIAQFNLVSISSIFPPGCKLIPKKEGLKLLKPGQIVYVVMSRNSTNEPHRLITASVGMTIPKDPNQYGYLSEHEGFGETEEKAGDYAEDLAATMLATILGLEFDPMSSYDEKKEIWKMSGRIVKTTNITQSAIGDKNGLWTTVVAAAVFIL
- a CDS encoding Rne/Rng family ribonuclease — its product is MNKYRIFISNEKVILRVLIEKEGKIDNIFIHKYDFEPDIGNIYKGRVEKFLYGLNSAFVNIGEMKSGFLQLNKSEFYFSLEENEDISGHQILKEGKEVLVQICKPGEDEKSPKVTEKVVLPGRFFVLIPNLRIQKISKKIEDIREKTRLMKIFKKTLGKKFGFIIRTAALNKKEFYIYREIEHILNIWKRIKRDYKRKKTPSLLWKELPLYLKVLRDYVDENCEFVEIDDENIYREVVKYVNLFIPELKGKIYFYRNKIPMFVKYGFEEKFESFISKTVLLPSGGYLIIEKGKTLTAIDVNSGKMEKEDFEETIFKTNMEAAEEIPRQIRCRNLSGLIIVDFIDMKGKFKEKVFKKFIENIKGDKSRINILSISKLGLVEMAREKNNYSIYNLLLKECPFCDGSGIEKGKEIVYIQLRKKIFEIFSNKAYNGKLEIEVSQGLFEFIFKNQLFKNFLYSDRIKFKVNGKLKEDEFKIFI
- a CDS encoding TIGR03936 family radical SAM-associated protein: MESFRLRVFYKKEGISRFISHLSFCKLIERSLRRLELPLKFSEGFTPHLKISFCPPLPIPISGNNEFFEIEVYEKFNLESFVKDINLILPEGTVVKRCYWISHKFSISSIYGTYSIPLKEPIIKEKAEEFGKIIEEKEEFIKVIFKMENFSHKKIFVNGIFDGITRELFIENEQI